The genomic region AACGTAGACCCGCTGCTCGATGGCGGCTGGCTGGTTCGCGCTCGCCGGGGCCGTGCCGAGCAGCGTGGCCCCCAGCGCGAGCACGAGCAGGGACGATCTGGTTCGCATGCGGACCAGGCAAGCACGTCGAACTGGGTCTGGGCTTTGGACAGCTGTCGCGTCTACTATTCGGCAACTGTGAACCGATAGGTGCTCCCTGTGGAATTTCGTCAGTTGCGGTCCTTCGTGGTGCTGGCCGAGGAGCTGCACTTCGGCCGGGCGGCGGCCCGGCTCGGCATCGCCCAGCCCTCGCTGAGCCAGCAGCTCCAGCAGCTGGAGACCGAGCTGGCCACCACGCTGGTGCACCGGACCAGCAGGCACGTCACCCTCACCGAGGCGGGCGAGTTGCTGCTGCGCGGCGCGCACCGCACGCTGGCCGAGGCCGAGCGCGCGGTGGACGCGGTGCACGACCTGAAGGCGGGGCGACTGGGTCGTCTGGTCATCGGATCACTGGGCGCCGGGCTCAACGGCCCGCTGCCCGGCGCCATCCGGCGGCTGCGGCAGGCCAACGACAAGGTGACCGTGGAGCTGCGCCAGTTCAGCGACAGCGCCTCGCAGGAACGCGGCCTGCTGGACGGCACCCTGGACATCGCGGTGCTGCGCCAGGTCGCCGGGGACCGCGCGATCGTCACCCAGCACCTGCTGACCGAGCCGTTCCTGGTCTACCTGCCCGCCGACCACCGCTTCGTCGGCCGGGCCGAGCTGCGGCTGGCCGAGCTGGCCGAGGAGACCTTCGTCAGCTGGCCCCGCCACCTCGGCCCGTCCTTCCACGACCTGGTCACCGATGCCTGCCACCAGCACGGGTTCACCCCGGCCATCGAGGGCCTCGGCGACAGCCTGGTGGCCCAGCTCGCGCTGGTCGCCGCCGGGGTGGGCGTGTGCGTGCAGGCGATGTCGAATGCCACCCTGCGGCGCGAGGGCACCACGGTGGTTCCGTTGCGCCCCAGCGACATCACCGCGCAGCTGCACCTGGCCTACCGGCACTGGCACCACGACACCCCGGTGGTGGACGCCTTCCTGGCCTGCATGCCCCGGCTCAGCTGACCCGGTCGCGGGCGCAGCGGAAACCGAGGTGGCCGGAGCTGCTGTCCGGGGTGTTGCGGGTGCGCGCGGCGACCCGGTAGCGGTCGCAGTAGCTGCGGTGGCACAGGTGCGAGCCGCCGCGCAGGACCCGGCCGTCCTGCCACCGGTCCGCGCACCACTCCCACACGTTGCCCACCACGTCGTAGAGGCCAAAACCGTTGGGCGGGAAGGCGAACACGGGGGAGGTGCCGCGGTAGCCGTCCTCGGCGGTGTTGTGCAGCGGGAACTCGCCCTGCCAGATGTTGCAGCGGTGCACGCCGCCCGGGGTCAGCTCGTCGCCCCACGGGTAGCGGCGGCGGTCGAGCCCGCCGCGGGCCGCGTACTCCCATTCAGCCTCGGTGGGCAGGCGTTTACCGGCCCAACGGGCATAGGCCCCGGCGTCCCGCCAGGACACGTGCACCACGGGGTGGTCGCCGCGCCCGGCCAGTGCGCTGCCCGGTCCTTCCGGGGCGCGCCAGTGCGCCCGTTCGACGGCCAGCCACCACGGGGCGTCCGCGACCCGCGGGGTCTCGCTGTGCGGCAGGAACCCGGCGAAGACGTAGGACCAGCCGAAGTGCTCGGCCTCGGTGACGTGGCCGGTGGCGGCGGCGAACTCGGCGAACTGGTCGTTGGTGACCGGGTGCGCGTCGATGGCGAAGGGGGACAGGCGAACCTGGCGGACCGGGTTGCTGTCCTCGTCCTCAGCGCCCATCCAGAACAGGCCGCCGGGCAGCTGGACCATGGTCATCTCGGCGGCTGGCTCCAGTCGATCCGGGCGGTCACCGCGGCCAGGTCCACCGTGACGTGTGCGTGCTCGAAGGTGCGGGTGTAGGTGTAGCCGTCGCGCACGGCAGGTCCGAGCGGCGGGCCGAGCGGCCGCTCCAGCTCAGGGAACGGCTCCAGCGGGCCGTCCCCGGACTGCCAGCCGCTGCCGTAGCGGAAGTAGGAGTGCTCGCCCGCGGCGACCAGGAAACAGGCCAGCGGGAAGACGATCCCCGCCTTCAGTGACAGCGGGGCTGGCCGGCCGGAGTCCGGCCAGCCGCAGAAGGCGATGAACCTGCCGTACTCGCAGTCCACAGTGGACAGCAGGCCGAGCTGGGCGGCCATCTCCGCCGCGGTGTTGGTCCTGGTGCCGGTGATGCCGAAGTGCTCCAGCATGGTGCCGTCCACGTGCCGGAGGAAACTCTTGCCGCTGTCCGCCCACGCGTTCGGCTGGTGCTCAACCCCGTTGCACAGCAGCACTTTTCCGTCCGGCAGCGCCGCGCGGAGAGCGGGGACCAGCTTGTGGATGCCCGCGGTGACCGCCTGCTGCTTCTCCTCGCCGACGATCCTCGCCAGCCGGGCGGTGCCCATCGCGAGCCGCTTCACGCCGTCGACGAAGATCCCGTCATAGCCCCGCTTGACCTGGTTCAGCGCCTGCTGGACCCACCAGTCCCGCACGTCCACATTGGACAGGTCGTAGGCCCGCGCCTCGCTGTTGCCCTCGATCGGCCGCCAGGGCTGCCCATCGGTCTGCCTCAAGGTCCAGGCCGCTGGCAGGTCCGCCAGTGCCGCATAGTGTTCTGGGTAGGCCACCGCGCTGTTCCAGTAGTAGTGGACCTTGGTGGCCGGTTCGCGTTCCTTGAGCTGGTTCAGCGCGCGGGCGCTGGCCTGTTCCGCGGCCTGGCGCACGCTGGCGCCCTGGGTCTTCTCGATGGTGATCACCGAGTACCGCCGGACCAGGAAGTCGATCTCGCTCGCCGTGAAGTCGGTGCGCTTGCCGAGGTGGCCGTACACCGGCACGGTCCGCCAGCGCTCCGCGGCCAGGGCCGGGCCGGGGTAGGCCAGGGCGAACGCGCCAGCCTTGAGCAGGGTGCGGCGACTCAACATGCAGGGGAGGGTAACTTTTCCCGGCCGCACCGGCTCCTATCGTTGGATCGCCGTCGCCTATCGCCGACCGTCCATAGGCGACACCTATCGAACCAGAGCACGCGGCCCGTAGCCACCGTCCGGCGTTGTTCCTAGCCTTCCGCCATGCCCGCAGCGCAGCGCCCCAACATCGTCCTGGTCCTGGCCGACGACCTCGGCTACGGCGACCTCGGCCGCTGCAACGGCCACGCCTCCCGCACCACCGCGCTGGACCAGCTGTGCACCGAGGGCATCGCGCTCGCCCAGCACTACTCGGCCGCCCCGGTGTGCGCACCCGCCAGGGCCGCCCTGCTGACCGGCCGGTACCCGCACCGCACCGGCGCGATCGACACCCTGGAACTGCGCGGCCTGGACCGGCTGGCCCTGCGCGAGCGCACCCTGGCCGACTCGCTGGCCGCCGCGGGCTACCGCACCGGGCTGGTCGGCAAGTGGCACAACGGCGCGCTGGACGAGCGCTACCACCCGAACCGGCGCGGCTTCGCCGAGTTCACCGGCTTCCGCGGCGGCTGGCAGGACTACTGGCAGTGGCGGCTGGAACGCAACGGGGTGCCCTTCGCCGCCGACGGCAGGCACCTCACCGACGTGATCACCGCCGAGGCGGTCAGCTTCCTGCGCCGCCACCGCGGCGAACCGTTCTTCCTGCACGTGGCCTACAACGCCCCGCACTTCCCGTTCCAGGCCCCGCAACCCCTCGTCGAGCAGTTCAGCCGGCCGGGCCGCAGCCGCGCGGTGGCCACCATCTACGCGATGATCCACCAGCTCGACCACGGCATCGCCACCCTGCGCGAGGAGCTGAGCACGCTCGGTCTGGCGGACAACACGATCTTCCTGTTCTCCAGCGACAACGGCCCGCAGCTCGACGGCGAGGGCGAGCAGTCCACCCGGCGGCACAACTGCGGCCTGGCCGGGGCCAAGGAGTCGGTGCACGAGGGCGGTATCCGGGTGCCCCTGCTGCTCAGCTGGCCGGACGGCCTGCCCGGCGGCGTGCGGTCGGAGGTGTTCGCGCACTTCACCGACTGGTTCCCGACCCTGGTCGCGCTGGCCGGGGCGCCGCTTCCCGAGGGCGTGCGGCTGGACGGGGTCGACCTCGCCGACGCACTGCGCGGCCAGGCCGCGGCGGACCAGCCCGCCCGGTTCTGGCAGTGGAACCGGCTGCGGCCACTGGGGCACTGCAACGCGGCCATGCGGGACGGGCGCTGGAAGCTCGTGCGGCCCGCGCTCGATGCCGCGATGGGCCTACCCGCCAGCGAACTCGACCTCGACGCCGACCTCAAACGACATCCGGAGCGGTATCCCCATGCGCTGGAGTCTGCCCTGCCCGAACCGCCCGACTGCGGCGAACCCCCGCGCCCGCAGCTGTTCGACCTGCTCGCCGACCCCGGCGAGGAACACGACCTGGCCGCCCGGCACCCCGCGCTGGTCGCCCGGATGGAAGCCGAGCTCGGCGCCTGGTTCGAGGACGTGGAACAAGACCGGAGGTCCATTCGTGACTGCTGACCCGCCGCCCCGCAACTACACCATCCTGGTGGCCCTGCTCGGCGCGTTCCTGGACGGCTACGACCTGATGATCATCTCGGGTGCGCTGCTGTTCATCAAGGTCGAGCTCCAGCTCTCCGCCACCGAGATCGGCTGGGTCGGCGCGATCGCCTTCGCCGGCATGGTGGCCGGTTCCTGGTCTTCGGCAGGCTCACCGACCGGATCGGCCGGGCGGGCGCGTTCACCTTCGTGCTGGTGCTGTTCGTGATCGGCTCGCTGGTCTCCGCGCTGGCGGTCACCCCGCTGATGCTCATCGCCGGTCGCGCGATCGTCGGCCTGGGCATCGGGGCGGACCTGCCGGTCAGCACCACGCTGATCGCCGAGTCCGCGCCCGCGCACCGGCGGGGCGCGCTGACCGGGCTGATGCAGGTGTTCTGGTTCGCCGGGGCCGCGGCCTCCGGACTGGCCGGGCTCGGCCTGTACGCCCTGTTCGGCGCGGACTCCTGGCGGTGGATGCTGGGCAGCGCGATCGTGCTCGCCGTGGTGGTGCTGATCATGCGGCGGCGCATCCCGGAGAGCACCTCCTGGGTCGCCGCCCAGCGACCCGCCGCGGCGACGCGCCCCCTGCGCACCCTGCTCTCGCCGGGCATCCGGGCCGCGCTGGTGTTCTCCTGCCTGTTCTGGTTCCTGGTCACCGTCCGCGGCGCGGGCTACAACCTCTACACACCAACGTTCCTCAACGAGATCGGCCTGTCCGGGGTGACCGTCTCGCTGTGGCTGAGCACCGCGGTCAACGTGGTCAACACGCTGGCCGCGCTGGCCGGGGTGCGCTACCTGGACCGGATCGGCCGGCGCCCGATCATCCTGTGGTGCTGGGCGATCCCCACCGTGCTGACCTTCGCGCTGGCCGCGATCAGCGACGGTGAGGCCACCACCATGTTCGTCATGATCATGGTGTCCGCGCTGCCGTTGCAGGTGCTGGCGATGGCGCTGTTCGCGCTGTCGGTGGAGCCGTTCCCGACCCTGGTGCGCGGCACCGCGCAGAGCCTGTCCTCGGCCAGCGGCAAGGCGGGCGGCTTCCTCGCGGTGCTGGCCTTCCCGCCGCTGCTGGCCGTGCTCGGCTGGCGGGACATGACCCTGCTGCTGGCCGCCGTGATGACCGCGGGCCTGGTCCTCGGCCTGCTGCTCAAGATCCCGGAAACCCGCAACCGCAGCCTTGAGTCCATCGAGGCCGAACTGACCAGGAGACAACCATGAGCAGGAGCCCGCACCGGTGGTCAGCGGCCGCACTGGCCCTGGCCGCCGTCCTCGCCGTGCTCAGCGCCCCCGCGCAGGCCCGTCCGGCCGCGCAACCGGGGCCAGGCGCCAACTTCGTGGTCGACGACCCGTTCACCTCGCTGCGCGCCCGGTGGTGGCGGACCGACCGCTTCGGTCTGTTCCTGCACCTGGGCGCCTACACCCAGTTCGAGGGCGTGCACACCTTCCCCGACGGCAGCACCTGCGAACCCGACCACGCCGAGCACATCTGGAACAAGTGCGGCCTGTCCACCGCGGTCTACGAGGAACACGCCCGCAGGTTCAACCCGGCCGGATTCGACGCGGACGCGATAATGCGGCTGGCCAAGGCGGCCGGGCAGCGCTACGTGGTCTTCACCGCCAAGCACCACGACGGCTACGCGATGTGGCCCACCAAGGTGAACACCTTCAACCTGCGCGAGATGTCCGCCTTCGACCGCACCCGCGACCTGATCGCCGAGCTCAAGCAGGCCACCGAGAGGCACGGCCTGGACCTGGCCCTGTACTACGGCGCTTGGGACCTGCACGACCCCGACTACGCCGACCTGGCCACCAGGCCGCGTTACCTCGAGCGGATGAAGGCCCAGCTCAAGGAGCTCGTCACCGGCTACCGGCCCAAGATGCTCTGGCTGGACGGCTCGGGCCGCAGCAACTCCGGCTGGACCGAACAGGACGGCCTGGTCATCGAACCCTACCTGCGCGAGCTGGACCCCAAGCTGCTCATCAACAACCGCGCCCGCGGCACCCAGTCCTATTTGGACGGTGACTTCACCACCCCGGAGAACACCCTGCCGGACCGGCCGGTCACCGGCGTCCCCGCCGAGACCTGCATGTCCATCAACGGAACCTGGGGCTACTCGAAGAACGACACCGACTTCAAGCCCGCCGCTGAGCTGACCCAGCACCTGCTCACCGCGACCAGCCAGGGCGGCAACTACCTGCTCAACATCGGCCCCGACGCCAACGGCCGCATCCCGGCGGCCGCGGCCGCCCGGCTCACCGAGGTGGGCCAGTGGATCCAGGGCAAGGGCCACAGCAGGGCGATCTACGGCGCGGGCGGCACCGGACTGGTCGCCAAGCCCGCCTGGGGCACGGTCACCCGCGCGGAGAACCTGCTCTACGCCGCCGTCCGGGACTGGCCCGCCGCGGGCAGTCCACTCGAACTGACCAAGGCCGCGCCGTTCTCGGTCACCAGCGCCAGGGTCCTCGGCAGCGCGCAGGCGGTCACCGTTGCGGACACCGGTGACCGCCTGCGGATCACGCCCACCGGCAAGCAGACCAACCCCATCGCCACGGTCGTCGAACTCACCATCGAACAGCCAGCCACCAGCCAGCCCGGTGACGGCACCGGTCTCACCGCCGAGTTCTGGACGAACCCCACCCTCGAAGGCGCCCCCGCGGTCACCCGCATCGACCCGGCGATCAACTACGACTGGCGACTGCTCGGCTCACCCGCGCCGGAGATCCCGGCTGGCGCGTACTCCGCCCGCTGGAGCGGCACCATCACGGTGCCTGCCACCGCGACCTACGAGTTCATCGCGGTCTCCCCGGACGCGGTCCGCCTGACCGTCAACGGCACCGAGCTGATCGGCGCGCAGACCGGGTTCGAGAAGAGCTACAAGCAGACCGTGCCCAACTCCTACGTCCGCCTGGGCCGCATCCACCTGAACGCCGGGACCGCGCACCGGATCACCCTGGTGCACCGGCAGGACAGCGGCATCGCGGCGATGAAACTGTTGTGGGCCAGTCCTTACCTCGACCAGCAGGTCATCCCGGCGGGCTGGCTCAAGCCGAGGGGATGAGCGGCCACCGTCGCCGGGCGAGCACCGCCCGCCCGGCGACGGCCCGCACTACAGCCGGATGGACTTCTTGTTCATGAACTCCTCGATCCCGGCCGGGCCCAGCTCGCGGCCCATGCCGGATCGTTTGATACCGCCGAAGGGCAGGTCCGCCTGCGAACCCCCGGCGCTGTTGAGGTAGACCATGCCGGCCTCGATCCGCGCGGCCACCCGGCGCAACCGCTCCGGATCGGTGCCCCACACACTCGCGCCGAGGCCGAACGGCGAGTCGTTGGCGATCGCGATCGCCTCCTCCTCGGTCTCGGCCTTGAACACCAGCACCACCGGGCCGAAGATCTCCTCCCGGTAGGCGTCCATCTCCGGCGTGACATCGGTCAGCACGGTCGCCTCCAGGTAAGCGCCCGGCCCGTGCACCCGGCGGCCGCCGGTGCGCAGCGTGGCGCCCTGCCGGACCGCCCGCTCGACCTGCTCGGCCACCTCCTCCGCCGCGGCCACCGAGGCCAGCGGCGGCAGCTTCGTGGCCGGGTCCGCCGGATCACCCGGCAGGTAGAACTCGGCCACCCGCTTGGTCATCCGGTCCACGAAGTCCTCGTAGAGGTCGGCCATGACGATCATGCGCTTGGGCGCGTTGCAGGACTGGCCGCAGTTGCGCATCCGGGCCGTGGCGGTGGCCTGCACGGTCGCGTCCAGGTCGTTGGTGTCCAGCACGATCAGCGGGTCGGAGCCACCCAGCTCCAGCACCGCCTTCTTCAGGTTCCGGCCTGCCTCCGCGGCCACCGAGATGCCCGCCGCCTCGCTGCCGGTCAGGGACACGCCCTGGATCCGCGGGTCGGCCAGGATCGAGGGCACCTGCCTGCTGGATGCCAGGGTGTTGACGTACACGTCCTCCGGAACGCCCGCGTCCCGCAGGACCTGCTCGATGGCCCGGGCCGACCGCGGGCAGATGGAGGCGTGCTTGAGCAGGATGGTGTTGCCCAGCACCAGGTTCGGCGCGACGAACCGGGCCACCTGGTAACAGGGGAAGTTCCACGGCATGACACCCAGCAGCGCGCCCAGCGGCTCCTTGGTGATGACCGCCTGGCCGCCCCGGATGGTCAGCGGCTCATCGGCGACGAGCGCGGGACCCTGCTCGCCGTAGTAGGTGAAGATGTCGGCGACCACGCCGATCTCGCCGCGGCCCTCGCTGATCCGCTTGCCCATCTCCAGCGTCATGATCTCGGCCAGTTCGCCTGCCCGCTCGGCGAACAGCTCCGCCGCCCGCAGCACGATCGCGGCTCGCTCCTGCACCGGCCGGAGCCGCCAGTGCGCGAAGCCGCGGTGAACCCGCTCGATGTCCGCGCGCACCTCCTCGTCCGTCGCGTTCGGGACCTGCTCGAGCACTTCGCCCGTAGCCGGGTTGGTGACCGTGTACATGCGGCGCCAGCCTCCGTTCGCCACGCGTTAGAGAGACTTAACGTATACCGTATGCAGACGGCTGTATACCACCGCTGCCGGTTGTGTCCGCCACACCGGCCGGGTGGCAGGATCACCCGGTGACCACCGTCCCGCCGCCCTCAGCCCGGTTCGACCAGGTGCGCGCCGCCGCCGGGCTGCGACCGGCCGCCCCGCCCCGGCGCATCCTCAGCCACTCCAACGACACCTGGGCGGTCCGGGACGAACGGCTCGGCGAGGTGGTGCTGCGGGTGTCCTGGCGCGGCGACACCGCCCGGATCGGCCGCGAGGTCGCGGTGGCCGCCCAGTTGCCGGCCGAGATCCGCTACCCGGAGGTCCTCGGCCACGGCGTGACCGGCGAGCTGGCCTACTCCCTGACCCGCCTGGCACCGGGACGGTCACTCGCCGAGTGCTGGCCCGCCCTGCCGGTCGGTCAGCGACGATCCGCGGTGTCCCAGCTGGCCACCATGCTGCACGCGTTGCACCGGTGGACCTCACCACCGGAGCTCACCGAGCTGCTGCTGGCCCGCCCCTACCAGCCACCTGACCGGATCACCGCCCTGCTCGGCGCGGACCTCACCCCACTCCCGGCCGACCGGGCGGTAGAACTCGCCCAGCACGCCGCTGACCAGCCAGGACAAGACCCCGGCCTGCTCCGCGCCGCCGCCGAACTGCTGGTCCAGCTGGCCCCCGCCGACCGGTCGGTGGACGACCCGGCCGCGCACGGCCTGATCCACGGCGACCTCCAGCTGGGCAACCTGCTCTGGTCCGAACCGGGTGAGCTGACCATGCTGGACTTCGAGTGGACCCGCTTCGGCCCGCCCCTGCTGGACCTGCAGCGGCTCTGCGACCACGCCGACACCGACGCGCTGACCGGCGTCGACACCCACCCGACCGTGCTGCGCTGGCTGGAGTCGGACTACCCGGCGGCCTTCACCGGCCCGCTCGCCGCCGCCCGGCTGCGGCTGTACGGGTTGGCCTACACCGTCCGCGACCTCCTGGTGAACCCACCGGACCAGGCCCGGCAGTCCCGGCTCCGGCGGTTGGTGGAGAACACCTGGCCCGCGCCGGGCGCGCTGCCCGACTCGTTGACCCGTTGAGATGGCCCCGGCGGGCAGCACCGCTCGTCCTTTGCGCCGCGGTGGTGTTCGTGCACCCCACCTCACCGCCCGGCGCGGAAGCCGTCGCGCTGGACCGGCCGCGGCCGATGCTGGAGTTCCTCCCCCTCGGCCTCTGCGGCGAGCCGAACGGGACCACCGTCCAGGAACAGTTGCGCGGCCTGTGGTTCGACCTGGCCGGAACCCCGTTCCCCAACCAGGTTCCCGCATTGGCCAGGGCCTTCGGCGAGCACCACCTGCTCTACGGCAGCGACTGCGCCTGGACACCCGCGCCCGCGGTGCGCACCCAGCTCGCCTCCCTCGAGGAGACCGCGCAGCCGCCCGGCGACAGCTGGCGGGCGCTGACCACCCGCAACGCCCGCCGCCTGCTGCCCGGCCTCGGCCGCTGAGACCGGTCAGGGATCGAGAAGCAGCCGGCCGGGGGCCGCGCCTAGCGTCATCGCGGTCCGCACGAGGCGAGCACTCTGGAGACCGTCATGAGCAAGCGCATCCGGCAGTTCCACCGTTGGCTGGCCATCGCCTTCACCGTCACCATCATCATCACCACGATCGGACTGGCGCAGCAGGAACCTGCCATCTGGCTGAGCTACCTGCCGCTGTTCCCGTTGGCGCTGCTGCTGTTCAGCGGCCTGTACCTGTTCGCACTGCCCTACACCGCCAAGTCGCGCGCTGCCCGCCGCCTCGCGCGAACCGACTGAGGCGTCGCCGAAAGTGACTAAGCTGTCCCCGTGCGTATCGGGGACATCATCGCCGGCCGGTACCAGCTCGAGGAATCGGTCGGAGCGGGTGGCATGGGCCAGGTGTGGCGGGCCACCGACCTGGAACTGCGCCGGGTGGTGGCGGTCAAGCTGACCAGCACCGGGGACAGCGAGGAGATGCGCCGGGAGGCCAGGATCGGCGCGGGTGTGCACCACCCCAACGTGATCTCGGTCTTCGACGTGGTCACCGAGGAGGAGCGGCGCTGGCTGGTGATGGAGTACCTGGCCTCGCGCAGCCTGGCCGAGCTCTGCCGGCAGGAGGGCCCGCTGGCCCCGGACCGGGTGGCCCGGATCGGCGCGCAGATCGCCACCGCCCTGTCCGCCATGCACGCCAAGGGCATG from Crossiella sp. CA-258035 harbors:
- a CDS encoding putative glycoside hydrolase gives rise to the protein MLSRRTLLKAGAFALAYPGPALAAERWRTVPVYGHLGKRTDFTASEIDFLVRRYSVITIEKTQGASVRQAAEQASARALNQLKEREPATKVHYYWNSAVAYPEHYAALADLPAAWTLRQTDGQPWRPIEGNSEARAYDLSNVDVRDWWVQQALNQVKRGYDGIFVDGVKRLAMGTARLARIVGEEKQQAVTAGIHKLVPALRAALPDGKVLLCNGVEHQPNAWADSGKSFLRHVDGTMLEHFGITGTRTNTAAEMAAQLGLLSTVDCEYGRFIAFCGWPDSGRPAPLSLKAGIVFPLACFLVAAGEHSYFRYGSGWQSGDGPLEPFPELERPLGPPLGPAVRDGYTYTRTFEHAHVTVDLAAVTARIDWSQPPR
- a CDS encoding LysR family transcriptional regulator; the encoded protein is MEFRQLRSFVVLAEELHFGRAAARLGIAQPSLSQQLQQLETELATTLVHRTSRHVTLTEAGELLLRGAHRTLAEAERAVDAVHDLKAGRLGRLVIGSLGAGLNGPLPGAIRRLRQANDKVTVELRQFSDSASQERGLLDGTLDIAVLRQVAGDRAIVTQHLLTEPFLVYLPADHRFVGRAELRLAELAEETFVSWPRHLGPSFHDLVTDACHQHGFTPAIEGLGDSLVAQLALVAAGVGVCVQAMSNATLRREGTTVVPLRPSDITAQLHLAYRHWHHDTPVVDAFLACMPRLS
- a CDS encoding sulfatase-like hydrolase/transferase, whose protein sequence is MPAAQRPNIVLVLADDLGYGDLGRCNGHASRTTALDQLCTEGIALAQHYSAAPVCAPARAALLTGRYPHRTGAIDTLELRGLDRLALRERTLADSLAAAGYRTGLVGKWHNGALDERYHPNRRGFAEFTGFRGGWQDYWQWRLERNGVPFAADGRHLTDVITAEAVSFLRRHRGEPFFLHVAYNAPHFPFQAPQPLVEQFSRPGRSRAVATIYAMIHQLDHGIATLREELSTLGLADNTIFLFSSDNGPQLDGEGEQSTRRHNCGLAGAKESVHEGGIRVPLLLSWPDGLPGGVRSEVFAHFTDWFPTLVALAGAPLPEGVRLDGVDLADALRGQAAADQPARFWQWNRLRPLGHCNAAMRDGRWKLVRPALDAAMGLPASELDLDADLKRHPERYPHALESALPEPPDCGEPPRPQLFDLLADPGEEHDLAARHPALVARMEAELGAWFEDVEQDRRSIRDC
- a CDS encoding NAD-dependent succinate-semialdehyde dehydrogenase, with protein sequence MYTVTNPATGEVLEQVPNATDEEVRADIERVHRGFAHWRLRPVQERAAIVLRAAELFAERAGELAEIMTLEMGKRISEGRGEIGVVADIFTYYGEQGPALVADEPLTIRGGQAVITKEPLGALLGVMPWNFPCYQVARFVAPNLVLGNTILLKHASICPRSARAIEQVLRDAGVPEDVYVNTLASSRQVPSILADPRIQGVSLTGSEAAGISVAAEAGRNLKKAVLELGGSDPLIVLDTNDLDATVQATATARMRNCGQSCNAPKRMIVMADLYEDFVDRMTKRVAEFYLPGDPADPATKLPPLASVAAAEEVAEQVERAVRQGATLRTGGRRVHGPGAYLEATVLTDVTPEMDAYREEIFGPVVLVFKAETEEEAIAIANDSPFGLGASVWGTDPERLRRVAARIEAGMVYLNSAGGSQADLPFGGIKRSGMGRELGPAGIEEFMNKKSIRL
- a CDS encoding MFS transporter, whose amino-acid sequence is MLFVIGSLVSALAVTPLMLIAGRAIVGLGIGADLPVSTTLIAESAPAHRRGALTGLMQVFWFAGAAASGLAGLGLYALFGADSWRWMLGSAIVLAVVVLIMRRRIPESTSWVAAQRPAAATRPLRTLLSPGIRAALVFSCLFWFLVTVRGAGYNLYTPTFLNEIGLSGVTVSLWLSTAVNVVNTLAALAGVRYLDRIGRRPIILWCWAIPTVLTFALAAISDGEATTMFVMIMVSALPLQVLAMALFALSVEPFPTLVRGTAQSLSSASGKAGGFLAVLAFPPLLAVLGWRDMTLLLAAVMTAGLVLGLLLKIPETRNRSLESIEAELTRRQP
- a CDS encoding alpha-L-fucosidase; amino-acid sequence: MSRSPHRWSAAALALAAVLAVLSAPAQARPAAQPGPGANFVVDDPFTSLRARWWRTDRFGLFLHLGAYTQFEGVHTFPDGSTCEPDHAEHIWNKCGLSTAVYEEHARRFNPAGFDADAIMRLAKAAGQRYVVFTAKHHDGYAMWPTKVNTFNLREMSAFDRTRDLIAELKQATERHGLDLALYYGAWDLHDPDYADLATRPRYLERMKAQLKELVTGYRPKMLWLDGSGRSNSGWTEQDGLVIEPYLRELDPKLLINNRARGTQSYLDGDFTTPENTLPDRPVTGVPAETCMSINGTWGYSKNDTDFKPAAELTQHLLTATSQGGNYLLNIGPDANGRIPAAAAARLTEVGQWIQGKGHSRAIYGAGGTGLVAKPAWGTVTRAENLLYAAVRDWPAAGSPLELTKAAPFSVTSARVLGSAQAVTVADTGDRLRITPTGKQTNPIATVVELTIEQPATSQPGDGTGLTAEFWTNPTLEGAPAVTRIDPAINYDWRLLGSPAPEIPAGAYSARWSGTITVPATATYEFIAVSPDAVRLTVNGTELIGAQTGFEKSYKQTVPNSYVRLGRIHLNAGTAHRITLVHRQDSGIAAMKLLWASPYLDQQVIPAGWLKPRG
- a CDS encoding aminoglycoside phosphotransferase family protein — translated: MTTVPPPSARFDQVRAAAGLRPAAPPRRILSHSNDTWAVRDERLGEVVLRVSWRGDTARIGREVAVAAQLPAEIRYPEVLGHGVTGELAYSLTRLAPGRSLAECWPALPVGQRRSAVSQLATMLHALHRWTSPPELTELLLARPYQPPDRITALLGADLTPLPADRAVELAQHAADQPGQDPGLLRAAAELLVQLAPADRSVDDPAAHGLIHGDLQLGNLLWSEPGELTMLDFEWTRFGPPLLDLQRLCDHADTDALTGVDTHPTVLRWLESDYPAAFTGPLAAARLRLYGLAYTVRDLLVNPPDQARQSRLRRLVENTWPAPGALPDSLTR
- a CDS encoding formylglycine-generating enzyme family protein, whose translation is MTMVQLPGGLFWMGAEDEDSNPVRQVRLSPFAIDAHPVTNDQFAEFAAATGHVTEAEHFGWSYVFAGFLPHSETPRVADAPWWLAVERAHWRAPEGPGSALAGRGDHPVVHVSWRDAGAYARWAGKRLPTEAEWEYAARGGLDRRRYPWGDELTPGGVHRCNIWQGEFPLHNTAEDGYRGTSPVFAFPPNGFGLYDVVGNVWEWCADRWQDGRVLRGGSHLCHRSYCDRYRVAARTRNTPDSSSGHLGFRCARDRVS